The following are from one region of the Candidatus Atribacteria bacterium ADurb.Bin276 genome:
- the mnmE gene encoding tRNA modification GTPase MnmE, which produces MGAVGIVKLSGRDSIEIASKVCKLRSGKKIQKLPSFKLTLCDIIDDNNKALDEGLVVLMREPYSYTRENVVEIQVHSSTLIIQKIIQICIIKGARLAEPGEFTKRAFLNGRISLNQAESIAEIVKAQSEKALYSLYQNLRGMFGEKISEWQKSLILIQANIQVECDFSDRIGTSDIKNSIIEEINTIRQNIKQQYDKSKKFQNLQNGLLVVICGKPNVGKSSLLNAILGKERAIVTPIPGTTRDAIEELFLIEGFPFRFVDTAGIRESQNYIEKIGINKTKKYLEEAHLVIVIFDRSQELNNEDYMLVDLVRKKPNIIVLNKSDLASKIEIKDVKKLYPEEPIIEISALSGKGIDGLLDKIIEKVKIIKDNYDEDYLAINLRQQNELFKTAAFLEQAQKSLEEGFPIDLISIDIDGALRCLKRISGEDIDKDIVNSIFTNFCIGK; this is translated from the coding sequence GTGGGCGCCGTTGGTATCGTTAAGCTCAGTGGGAGAGATTCAATTGAAATAGCGTCAAAGGTATGCAAATTAAGATCAGGAAAGAAAATACAAAAGCTCCCAAGTTTTAAATTGACACTCTGTGATATTATTGACGATAACAATAAGGCTCTTGATGAGGGTTTAGTTGTCCTCATGCGAGAGCCTTATTCTTATACCAGAGAAAATGTTGTAGAAATTCAAGTTCATAGTAGCACTTTAATAATACAAAAAATCATTCAAATTTGTATTATTAAAGGTGCTCGATTGGCAGAACCAGGAGAATTCACAAAAAGAGCCTTTTTAAATGGAAGAATATCTCTCAATCAAGCAGAATCAATAGCTGAAATAGTTAAGGCACAATCAGAAAAAGCACTTTATAGTTTATATCAAAATCTACGAGGGATGTTTGGAGAAAAAATTTCCGAATGGCAGAAAAGCTTAATATTAATACAAGCAAATATTCAAGTGGAATGTGACTTTTCTGATCGAATAGGAACCTCTGATATAAAAAATTCCATCATTGAAGAAATAAATACCATAAGGCAAAATATAAAACAACAATATGACAAGAGTAAAAAATTTCAAAATTTACAAAACGGTCTTTTAGTCGTGATTTGTGGTAAACCGAATGTAGGAAAATCAAGTTTGTTAAATGCTATCCTTGGAAAAGAAAGGGCAATCGTTACACCGATACCAGGGACAACCCGCGACGCTATTGAAGAATTATTTCTTATTGAAGGCTTCCCTTTTCGCTTTGTTGATACAGCAGGTATACGTGAAAGCCAAAACTATATTGAGAAAATTGGAATTAATAAGACCAAAAAATATTTAGAAGAAGCTCATTTAGTCATTGTAATATTTGATCGAAGCCAAGAATTGAATAATGAAGATTATATGTTAGTAGATTTGGTTAGAAAGAAACCCAATATAATAGTATTAAATAAGAGTGACCTGGCTTCAAAGATTGAAATAAAAGATGTTAAAAAACTTTATCCAGAAGAACCGATAATTGAAATATCCGCTCTTTCAGGAAAGGGTATCGATGGATTATTGGATAAAATTATTGAAAAGGTTAAGATAATTAAAGATAATTATGATGAAGATTATTTAGCAATTAACCTCAGACAACAAAACGAACTTTTTAAAACAGCTGCATTTTTAGAGCAAGCCCAAAAATCATTAGAGGAAGGGTTCCCAATTGATCTTATAAGCATTGATATAGATGGAGCTCTTCGATGTTTAAAGAGAATTAGCGGCGAAGATATTGATAAAGATATAGTAAATAGTATATTTACCAATTTTTGCATTGGTAAATAA
- the rsmG gene encoding Ribosomal RNA small subunit methyltransferase G, which yields MDKQILFLLEKGLIELNISINSTQKDQLLFFINMIEKNNRLFNLTGFKTHVDILVDLIFDSLSFLKTSFPFKEINTAIDVGTGAGIPGIPLNILFPHIHFYYLDSNHKKINFIKIVASQLNLKHSFFLCDRAESLGHDSIYREYFDFAMTRALSSLSTNLELVTPFIKVMGKAVFFKGSSYQKEISLSSNSFSLLNCHLESILSIPIPLSNRQNYFIVVSKSSSTPIDYPRRIGIPQKKPL from the coding sequence GTGGATAAACAAATTCTTTTTCTCCTCGAAAAGGGACTAATTGAACTGAACATTTCAATTAATTCAACTCAGAAAGATCAATTATTATTTTTTATAAATATGATTGAAAAGAATAATCGTCTTTTTAATTTAACTGGTTTTAAAACGCATGTAGATATTTTAGTTGATCTCATTTTTGATAGTCTCTCTTTTTTAAAAACCAGTTTTCCTTTTAAAGAAATAAACACAGCTATTGATGTAGGCACTGGTGCTGGTATTCCTGGAATACCACTAAACATTTTATTTCCTCATATCCACTTTTATTATCTTGATTCAAATCATAAAAAAATTAATTTTATAAAAATTGTAGCAAGCCAACTTAATCTTAAGCATTCCTTTTTTTTATGTGATCGTGCTGAGTCTTTAGGTCATGACTCTATATACCGGGAATATTTTGATTTCGCAATGACTCGTGCCTTAAGCTCTTTATCAACAAATTTAGAATTAGTTACTCCCTTTATAAAAGTGATGGGTAAGGCAGTCTTTTTTAAGGGCAGTTCTTATCAAAAAGAAATATCCCTTTCATCTAATTCCTTTTCCTTGTTGAATTGTCACTTAGAATCTATTTTAAGTATTCCTATTCCCTTATCTAACCGACAGAACTATTTTATAGTTGTTTCTAAATCCTCTTCTACACCTATAGATTACCCAAGACGGATTGGTATTCCCCAAAAAAAACCTTTATAA